The following proteins are co-located in the Sulfurovum sp. TSL6 genome:
- a CDS encoding cupin domain-containing protein, whose amino-acid sequence MLKKILLSLFVLTSLSVSDTVADSPALSFSHHDKSLAWGPCPAFLGEACKIAVLHGDPAKENLDVFFKVPADYAIPHHWHTSAERMILVSGKMTVTYDNQESELLTKGMYAYGPSKRPHIAYCEKGEEPCVLFIAFEEPIDAFEVIKETE is encoded by the coding sequence ATGTTAAAAAAAATTCTATTAAGTTTGTTTGTTTTAACGTCACTGTCTGTGAGTGACACAGTTGCAGATAGTCCGGCACTCAGCTTTTCACATCACGACAAATCCCTTGCATGGGGGCCCTGCCCTGCATTTCTCGGTGAAGCATGTAAGATAGCTGTACTTCATGGTGATCCTGCCAAAGAGAATCTTGATGTTTTCTTTAAAGTTCCAGCTGATTATGCTATCCCGCATCACTGGCATACTTCAGCAGAACGGATGATACTGGTATCAGGAAAGATGACTGTGACGTATGACAACCAGGAGAGTGAACTACTCACAAAAGGTATGTATGCCTATGGTCCATCCAAACGTCCGCATATAGCCTATTGTGAAAAAGGTGAAGAACCGTGTGTACTCTTCATCGCCTTTGAAGAACCTATCGATGCTTTTGAAGTGATCAAAGAGACTGAATAA
- a CDS encoding aldehyde dehydrogenase family protein, with amino-acid sequence MKSIKVESPFDGKVLDEIPLSDEADIDLALDRARKVYENQEMWLPKYERIAILEKTVAIMKSRIEELTRIAASEGGKPYMDSKVEVERAINGVKLAIEHMGVFEGKEIAMGHTKSSVNRIAYTMKEPIGVVAAISAFNHPLNLAVHQTVPAIAVGSPVIIKPSESTPMSAINFVNILYEAGLPKAWCQVVVCHREVAQYLATSPKIDYLTFIGSGTVGWYLNSKVSPGTRVGLEHGGVAPVIVEADADMEALIPALTKGGFYHAGQVCVSVQRIFVHEDICDEVGLKLAEAAKKLVVGDPLDPKTEVGPLISHHEVKRIESWVNEAISGGAKVLCGGKCISESCFEATVLLDPPRDAKVSTSEIFGPLVCIYPYRDIEDAFKEANSLEYSFQAAVFTKNIDTALLAVKRLNGTTVMVNDHTAFRVDWMPFGGAKASGLGLGGIPYSMEEMSKEKLMVIKSSVL; translated from the coding sequence ATGAAGAGCATCAAAGTAGAGTCACCGTTTGACGGAAAGGTATTGGATGAGATACCCCTTTCAGATGAGGCAGATATAGACCTGGCTTTAGATCGTGCCCGTAAAGTGTATGAAAACCAGGAGATGTGGTTGCCTAAATATGAACGTATCGCTATTTTAGAGAAAACGGTCGCTATCATGAAAAGTCGTATAGAAGAGCTCACGCGTATTGCAGCCAGTGAGGGCGGTAAACCTTATATGGATTCAAAGGTCGAAGTGGAACGAGCCATCAATGGTGTAAAACTTGCTATTGAACATATGGGTGTTTTTGAGGGGAAAGAGATAGCTATGGGTCATACGAAGAGTTCTGTGAATCGTATTGCCTATACTATGAAAGAGCCTATAGGCGTGGTTGCCGCAATTTCAGCATTTAACCACCCTTTAAATCTTGCAGTACATCAAACCGTTCCGGCTATAGCCGTTGGTTCGCCTGTTATTATTAAGCCATCAGAGTCTACCCCTATGTCCGCGATTAATTTTGTCAACATTTTATATGAAGCAGGATTACCTAAAGCGTGGTGTCAAGTAGTGGTCTGTCACAGAGAAGTAGCTCAGTATCTCGCTACAAGCCCCAAGATAGACTATTTGACCTTTATTGGTTCAGGTACAGTTGGATGGTACCTGAACTCAAAAGTCTCTCCAGGTACCCGTGTGGGCCTTGAACATGGAGGTGTCGCACCAGTTATCGTTGAAGCCGATGCCGATATGGAAGCATTGATCCCTGCTTTGACCAAAGGGGGATTTTATCATGCAGGCCAAGTCTGTGTCTCTGTGCAACGTATCTTTGTCCATGAAGATATTTGTGATGAAGTGGGTTTGAAATTAGCAGAAGCAGCGAAAAAGCTGGTCGTTGGTGACCCTCTGGATCCCAAAACAGAGGTGGGACCTCTCATTTCACACCATGAAGTCAAACGGATAGAGTCATGGGTCAATGAGGCGATCTCAGGAGGGGCAAAAGTACTTTGTGGCGGTAAATGTATTTCTGAAAGCTGTTTTGAAGCCACAGTACTTTTAGATCCACCACGTGATGCCAAGGTAAGTACTTCAGAAATTTTTGGTCCGCTTGTCTGTATTTACCCCTATAGGGATATTGAAGATGCTTTTAAAGAAGCCAATAGTCTTGAATACTCTTTTCAGGCAGCCGTATTTACCAAAAATATCGATACAGCCTTGCTGGCGGTCAAGCGTCTCAACGGCACGACTGTGATGGTCAATGACCATACGGCATTCAGGGTGGATTGGATGCCGTTTGGTGGCGCTAAAGCCTCTGGTTTGGGACTGGGTGGTATCCCTTATTCAATGGAAGAGATGAGTAAAGAGAAATTGATGGTGATAAAATCTTCAGTTTTATAA
- a CDS encoding acetolactate synthase large subunit, whose product MKASDLFIKALENEGVEYIFGIPGEENLDLLNSLRNSSIQFILTRHEQGAGFMAATYGRLTGKVGVCMSTLGPGATNLVTPAAYANLGGIPMLMITGQKPIKKSKQGRFQIIDVVHMMKPITKCSKQIVNGNNIAAMVRQSFKLASQERPGAVHIELPEDIAKEDVEEQLFPVRKTYYPIARNESLQNALKMLYEAKMPLVLIGAGANRKCIGSAMKEFIDKLGIPFFMTQMGKGVVSEFHPLYLGTAALSENDYLHCAIDRADLIINVGHDIIEKPPFIMKQGGTKVIHINFSPSSVDDTYFPQLDVTGDVARNLVSLTELAQKQAHWDFTYFMRVKEESQSHIVKYFKDERFPILPQRALKDIRDVLPKDGILTLDNGIYKIWFARNYKCYLPHTLLLDNALATMGAGLASAMAAKIVHPDKKVIAVCGDGGFMMNSQELETAVRLELDLIVIILNDSAYGMIKWKQEGMGFENFGLDYKNPDFVQYAKAYGAMGYRPTSCEEFGSILNDVIDRKGVHLIDLAVDYSLNHAILNELLKNKTCLV is encoded by the coding sequence ATGAAAGCATCGGATCTATTTATAAAAGCATTAGAAAACGAGGGTGTTGAATATATATTTGGTATCCCCGGAGAGGAGAATTTGGATCTCTTGAATTCCTTGCGAAACTCCAGTATACAATTTATTTTGACACGTCATGAACAGGGTGCAGGTTTTATGGCTGCAACCTATGGACGCTTAACGGGGAAAGTCGGTGTATGTATGTCAACCTTAGGACCAGGTGCAACCAATCTTGTTACACCTGCAGCCTATGCCAACCTGGGTGGTATACCTATGTTGATGATCACAGGTCAGAAACCGATCAAGAAAAGCAAGCAAGGGCGTTTTCAGATCATAGATGTTGTACACATGATGAAACCCATTACAAAATGTTCCAAACAAATTGTCAATGGCAACAACATCGCAGCGATGGTACGTCAGAGTTTTAAATTGGCTTCACAGGAGAGACCCGGTGCAGTACATATTGAACTGCCTGAAGATATCGCAAAAGAAGATGTGGAGGAACAACTCTTTCCTGTGCGTAAAACCTATTACCCGATTGCCAGAAATGAAAGTCTGCAAAATGCCTTAAAGATGTTATACGAAGCAAAAATGCCATTGGTCCTCATTGGAGCTGGCGCAAATCGCAAGTGTATCGGCTCTGCTATGAAAGAGTTTATAGATAAACTCGGTATACCCTTTTTTATGACCCAAATGGGGAAAGGCGTTGTGAGCGAGTTCCATCCTTTATACCTTGGAACAGCCGCACTCTCTGAGAACGATTATCTCCATTGTGCGATAGACAGAGCTGACCTGATCATCAATGTTGGACATGACATCATCGAAAAACCGCCATTTATAATGAAACAGGGAGGAACAAAAGTCATACATATCAATTTTTCACCTTCCAGTGTAGATGACACCTATTTCCCTCAGCTTGATGTGACCGGTGATGTTGCCCGAAATTTGGTCTCTTTGACCGAACTGGCCCAAAAACAGGCACACTGGGATTTTACCTACTTTATGCGCGTTAAAGAGGAATCACAATCACATATTGTGAAATATTTTAAAGATGAAAGATTTCCGATTCTACCGCAAAGAGCACTTAAGGATATTAGAGATGTTTTACCCAAAGATGGCATTTTAACCTTAGACAATGGTATCTATAAAATATGGTTCGCCCGTAACTATAAATGTTATTTACCTCATACACTGTTACTCGATAATGCATTGGCCACTATGGGTGCAGGTCTGGCTTCTGCAATGGCTGCCAAGATCGTTCACCCCGATAAAAAAGTGATAGCCGTATGCGGGGATGGTGGTTTTATGATGAATTCCCAAGAGTTAGAAACGGCGGTACGTCTGGAGCTGGACCTTATAGTCATCATTTTAAATGACAGTGCCTATGGTATGATCAAATGGAAACAGGAAGGTATGGGATTTGAGAATTTTGGATTGGATTACAAAAATCCGGACTTTGTCCAGTATGCCAAAGCATATGGTGCTATGGGATATAGACCGACTTCCTGTGAAGAATTTGGTTCCATTTTAAATGATGTGATCGACCGTAAAGGTGTACATTTGATCGATCTGGCGGTCGACTATAGTTTAAATCATGCCATTTTAAATGAGTTACTCAAAAATAAAACGTGTTTGGTATAA
- a CDS encoding peptidase M42: MFKNFFLKHMQETAGNSPEMSRFLDILKQLIRTPSVVGSEHSFFLSLKRELEEIGIEATLYEGLLVAKGSEPGSGMISAHIDRHGLICTGPNEFQYAAFIAENRADLTGDSVAEKTYKDIIGRFMHQRVQAYEPWSGAYLGLGTIDNAYLCERRSNLLFNVRGLEHLHAGTPVAYVDTLTYEDGYLSAQLDNVLSAAIILFLYERGYQGRAFFTAQEEVGKSWRFLLEWFRGHDVSTDSLLVLDTSPYPGRVAAEAQHIVLRNKDANANFVSPLTKQIESICDEFSIKYGYKDAFIEDLNKEFLAQGKPAYSLGSTEMGRLAKASDGSIQGTTFQLPTTGYHTTAETVSLDSIEKALKVLETLYLKV; this comes from the coding sequence ATGTTTAAGAACTTTTTTTTAAAACATATGCAAGAAACTGCAGGAAATTCACCGGAAATGAGTCGTTTCCTAGACATACTGAAACAGCTTATACGAACACCCTCTGTTGTGGGGTCTGAACATTCATTTTTTCTCTCTCTAAAACGAGAATTAGAAGAGATAGGTATAGAAGCAACGCTGTATGAAGGCTTACTTGTAGCAAAAGGGAGTGAGCCTGGTAGTGGTATGATCAGTGCGCATATTGACCGTCATGGTCTTATCTGTACCGGTCCCAATGAATTTCAGTATGCAGCCTTTATTGCAGAAAATAGAGCGGATCTGACTGGTGACTCTGTTGCAGAAAAGACCTATAAAGATATCATAGGACGTTTTATGCATCAACGTGTTCAAGCCTATGAACCGTGGTCTGGTGCCTACTTAGGTTTAGGTACCATAGACAATGCATATTTATGTGAACGTAGATCAAATCTTCTTTTTAATGTGAGAGGATTGGAACATCTACATGCAGGTACTCCAGTGGCTTATGTGGATACACTGACCTATGAGGATGGTTATCTTTCTGCACAACTGGATAATGTACTCAGTGCTGCGATCATTCTTTTTTTATATGAGAGAGGATACCAGGGACGCGCTTTTTTCACTGCACAGGAAGAGGTAGGCAAAAGTTGGCGATTTTTACTTGAATGGTTCAGAGGTCATGATGTATCAACCGATTCATTACTGGTGCTTGATACCAGTCCTTATCCTGGGAGAGTTGCTGCAGAAGCACAGCATATCGTGTTGAGGAATAAAGATGCCAATGCCAACTTTGTTTCACCATTAACAAAGCAAATCGAATCAATTTGTGATGAATTCTCGATAAAATATGGATACAAGGATGCATTTATAGAGGATCTCAATAAAGAGTTCTTAGCTCAAGGAAAGCCCGCTTATTCTCTTGGGAGTACGGAGATGGGACGCTTGGCAAAAGCAAGTGATGGCTCCATACAGGGAACCACCTTTCAGCTTCCTACGACCGGGTATCACACGACAGCAGAAACAGTATCTCTGGATTCCATTGAGAAAGCATTAAAAGTATTAGAAACACTTTATTTAAAAGTATAA
- a CDS encoding RimK/LysX family protein: MEVIGYIERVDLPGLHLFGLDAKIDTGADNCSMHCDDIEVEGENVIFTLHDEVHPAYHGKRLTLPIFKIKNVKSSNGRSEERVFVKSMLKLGCKTYEAEISLTNRENMKYPMLIGRRFLSHHYLIDVSHKYITKEK, translated from the coding sequence ATGGAAGTAATAGGATATATAGAAAGAGTGGATCTCCCAGGGCTGCATCTTTTTGGTTTGGATGCCAAGATAGATACAGGAGCGGACAATTGTTCTATGCACTGTGATGACATTGAAGTAGAAGGTGAAAACGTTATTTTTACCCTACATGATGAAGTACATCCTGCGTATCATGGTAAAAGGCTTACTTTGCCCATATTCAAGATCAAAAATGTAAAAAGTTCCAACGGTAGAAGTGAAGAAAGAGTGTTCGTGAAATCCATGTTGAAATTAGGTTGTAAAACATATGAAGCAGAGATTTCATTGACAAATCGAGAAAATATGAAGTACCCTATGCTCATAGGAAGACGTTTCCTATCACATCACTATCTGATAGATGTTTCTCATAAATATATTACAAAGGAAAAATAA
- the rimK gene encoding 30S ribosomal protein S6--L-glutamate ligase, whose translation MTVYILSRNTNLYSTQRLVEEAEAKGWDVRVIDYLMCTIEIMKGELLVIYDGEILPVPDAIIPRVGASRTFYGTAMVRHFEMMGAFSVAGNLAIARSRDKLRSLQVLSTHDVDMPKTVFASNKANAKDVIKLIGGTPLVLKILEGTQGVGVVLAETQKAAQSVLDAFYGMDVSLLVQEFIKEASGADIRALVINGQVVGAMRRQGAEGDFRSNLHQGGSATAHKLSRKEKSTAMAAAKAMGLGVCGVDMIPSDRGPLVMEVNSSPGLEGIEKATNANIAGKIMDYIEANIKPTDNKKPRRKKDNIGA comes from the coding sequence ATGACTGTTTATATACTTTCTAGAAATACAAATCTCTATTCCACACAAAGATTGGTAGAAGAAGCTGAGGCAAAAGGATGGGATGTACGTGTCATAGATTATTTGATGTGTACTATTGAGATAATGAAGGGAGAGTTGTTGGTTATTTACGATGGTGAAATACTACCGGTACCTGATGCTATTATACCTCGTGTTGGAGCAAGTCGTACTTTTTATGGAACAGCAATGGTGCGTCACTTTGAAATGATGGGAGCCTTCAGTGTTGCTGGAAACCTTGCTATTGCAAGATCAAGAGACAAGTTAAGAAGCCTTCAGGTTTTATCTACCCATGATGTGGATATGCCAAAAACGGTTTTTGCATCAAACAAAGCCAATGCAAAAGATGTGATCAAACTCATTGGAGGAACACCGTTGGTACTTAAGATCCTTGAAGGAACACAGGGTGTCGGTGTAGTACTTGCCGAGACACAAAAAGCAGCACAATCCGTGTTGGATGCTTTTTATGGAATGGACGTCAGTCTTTTGGTTCAGGAGTTCATCAAAGAGGCTAGTGGTGCCGATATACGTGCATTGGTTATCAATGGCCAAGTGGTTGGTGCAATGAGGCGTCAAGGGGCAGAAGGTGATTTCAGGTCAAACCTTCATCAAGGAGGAAGTGCTACTGCACATAAACTGAGCCGTAAAGAAAAATCTACGGCAATGGCTGCTGCAAAGGCTATGGGTCTAGGTGTTTGTGGCGTGGATATGATCCCTTCTGATCGTGGTCCACTGGTGATGGAAGTAAACTCATCTCCAGGACTTGAAGGCATTGAGAAAGCTACCAATGCAAATATCGCAGGTAAGATCATGGATTACATTGAAGCCAATATTAAACCTACTGATAATAAAAAGCCTCGTCGTAAGAAAGACAATATTGGAGCATAA
- a CDS encoding succinylglutamate desuccinylase/aspartoacylase family protein, giving the protein MEANSFVLGGVKIAKGTQRRVEIELPSFYGTPTSLTVYVIRGKKEGPTVFISAAIHGDELNGIEIIRRLRQLHLLTKLKGTLILVPIVNIYGAINLSRYLPDRRDLNRSFPGHSKGALASRVAKTFFNEIVSKCDLGIDLHTASIHKDNLPQVRTNTDNEYTLRLAYAFESPVILHSELRDGSLRAEAQDRGIPILLYEAGEALRLDEKSIKIGVKGIINVLRANEMLPVRTKKSSRIKPVLTKTSKWIRAHESGMIQTIRQLGDVVEEGDVIARIHSLFDDQSYEVEAPFDGIIIGKTQIPLIHEGDAAFHIAALKDIQIAEEQMEPFHQDESLMEIPMEDVKLI; this is encoded by the coding sequence ATGGAAGCGAATTCTTTTGTTTTAGGTGGAGTTAAAATAGCCAAAGGAACACAAAGACGTGTAGAGATAGAACTGCCAAGTTTTTATGGTACGCCTACTTCTCTTACTGTCTATGTGATACGTGGTAAAAAAGAAGGGCCAACGGTTTTCATCAGTGCAGCGATCCATGGAGATGAACTTAATGGCATAGAGATCATTCGTCGTCTTCGCCAGCTACATTTACTTACGAAACTCAAAGGTACATTGATACTTGTTCCTATAGTGAACATTTACGGAGCCATAAACCTTTCCAGGTATTTACCTGACAGGCGTGATCTGAACAGAAGCTTTCCAGGTCATTCTAAAGGAGCTCTTGCTTCACGTGTGGCAAAGACATTTTTTAATGAGATCGTATCCAAATGTGATCTGGGGATCGATTTGCATACAGCCAGTATACATAAGGACAATCTTCCCCAAGTGCGTACCAACACCGATAATGAATATACTTTAAGACTTGCTTATGCATTTGAATCACCTGTGATACTGCATTCCGAGTTAAGGGATGGATCTTTGCGTGCTGAAGCACAAGACCGAGGTATACCGATCTTGCTTTATGAGGCAGGAGAAGCACTCAGACTTGATGAAAAATCCATTAAGATCGGTGTAAAAGGTATCATTAATGTACTTAGAGCGAACGAGATGTTACCGGTTCGTACTAAAAAAAGCAGTCGTATCAAGCCTGTTTTGACAAAAACCAGCAAATGGATACGTGCGCACGAAAGTGGCATGATACAAACCATTAGACAATTAGGTGATGTAGTGGAAGAAGGGGATGTCATTGCACGTATTCATTCATTGTTTGATGATCAAAGCTATGAAGTGGAAGCTCCTTTTGATGGTATTATCATAGGAAAAACACAAATTCCTCTGATTCATGAGGGGGATGCAGCTTTTCATATCGCAGCACTGAAGGATATTCAAATTGCTGAAGAACAGATGGAACCTTTCCATCAAGATGAGAGTCTGATGGAAATCCCCATGGAAGATGTGAAGCTCATATAA
- a CDS encoding CorA family divalent cation transporter, translated as MQQVEHLVDTLHLEDLQNDLHPSIFDENDDYDMLIIRLPVIVEKLEAISLGFIITHDGSYLFNSAKNRLEDLESRFDGPHHKIDTLLDKLLKSFHAYQDQISDMEESLYDDTVKMNFMTQWLTLKRDILRIERIMHRTAAVMQDMIHYYETDESFPMNHYIDIHEHCERILRSATLQLSKLDYLYNFYNTRTNEKMNRLIFLLTIISAVFLPLNLIVGFFGMNTSGLPFTEGANGTLSVVMGLVLLLFTTSLGVLFWRRKIEYSE; from the coding sequence ATGCAACAAGTAGAACACCTGGTTGATACACTTCATTTAGAAGATTTACAAAACGATTTACACCCCTCTATTTTTGATGAAAATGATGATTATGATATGCTGATTATACGTCTGCCTGTCATTGTTGAGAAGCTTGAAGCGATCTCATTAGGTTTTATCATTACCCATGACGGTAGTTATCTATTTAATTCTGCAAAGAATAGACTAGAAGATCTGGAGAGTCGATTTGATGGACCCCATCATAAAATAGATACACTGCTGGATAAACTGCTCAAATCATTTCATGCATATCAGGATCAGATTTCTGACATGGAAGAGTCACTCTATGATGACACAGTAAAAATGAACTTTATGACACAGTGGCTTACATTAAAAAGAGATATCCTGCGGATAGAACGTATCATGCATCGTACGGCAGCTGTTATGCAGGATATGATTCATTATTATGAGACGGATGAGAGTTTTCCTATGAATCATTATATAGATATTCATGAGCATTGTGAACGGATTTTGCGTTCTGCAACACTACAGCTTTCAAAACTGGATTATTTATATAATTTTTATAATACGCGTACCAATGAAAAAATGAATCGTCTCATTTTTCTTCTTACTATTATTTCAGCTGTTTTTCTGCCGCTTAATTTGATTGTGGGTTTTTTTGGCATGAATACCAGCGGTTTACCATTTACAGAGGGAGCGAATGGAACATTAAGTGTTGTAATGGGGTTAGTTCTCTTACTTTTCACTACATCATTAGGTGTTCTTTTCTGGAGGCGTAAAATTGAGTATTCAGAATAA
- a CDS encoding tetratricopeptide repeat protein, with protein sequence MNILKKITLILFMLLALLGNLEAEEVPKTPMLERPLMERYILDELKSVRMDNQQTRVDMEKHIAQLKIENNDRAARYMTDTIANIFYLIAAATSILFFAGWNSLRDIRSKTEEIVETSIEVITEQYKQELATLQNKVQEQSQIVLDNQNNIYNAQLVHSYWMRSNLETNPQAKIDLYDEIIKINDNDAEVYAYKADAVLDLDEYEWALNLSNKAIEIDNEYGYAYWQRSCAQAKLDNFKEAVKDLEKAIEKSPSLKEEIQNEPYFTALRTSNEFKNSTVL encoded by the coding sequence ATGAACATACTAAAGAAAATCACACTTATACTCTTTATGCTTTTAGCTCTTTTAGGCAACCTTGAAGCCGAAGAAGTACCCAAAACGCCTATGCTTGAACGTCCACTGATGGAACGTTATATTCTGGATGAATTAAAATCCGTACGCATGGACAACCAACAGACACGTGTTGATATGGAGAAACATATTGCACAGTTAAAGATCGAAAATAACGATCGTGCAGCACGCTATATGACAGATACCATTGCCAATATCTTCTATTTGATCGCTGCAGCGACATCTATTCTCTTTTTTGCCGGTTGGAATTCTCTCAGAGACATCCGCAGTAAAACAGAAGAGATAGTCGAGACAAGTATTGAGGTGATCACAGAGCAGTATAAACAAGAATTGGCAACCTTACAAAACAAAGTGCAAGAACAGTCCCAAATAGTCCTTGATAACCAAAATAATATTTACAATGCACAGCTTGTCCACTCTTATTGGATGAGATCAAACCTGGAGACCAATCCTCAGGCAAAAATAGATCTCTATGATGAGATAATAAAGATCAATGACAATGATGCAGAGGTCTATGCCTACAAAGCAGATGCAGTACTTGACCTTGATGAGTATGAGTGGGCACTGAACTTAAGCAATAAAGCCATAGAGATCGATAATGAATATGGGTATGCCTATTGGCAGCGTTCCTGTGCTCAGGCAAAGCTGGATAATTTCAAAGAGGCAGTCAAAGACCTTGAAAAAGCCATAGAAAAATCACCAAGCCTCAAAGAAGAGATCCAGAATGAGCCCTATTTCACTGCTTTACGAACGTCCAATGAGTTTAAAAACTCAACTGTTTTATAA
- a CDS encoding glutamate-5-semialdehyde dehydrogenase, with amino-acid sequence MEDFLKEAKSSSRVLATISGREKNRILNEMAQALRDNSRNLVAQNKKDMEDGEKNKLSSALMDRLLLDESRIDAMAVAIEEIAALKDPVGRILDGWITEDGLNMQKVSIPIGVIGIIYESRPNVTSDTAALCFKSSNVCVLKGGKEAQNSNEEIAKILQDVLEANNLPRALISLIPDASRAGVDKLIKMDKYVDLIIPRGGAGLIKHVSENATVSVVKHDKGQCHTYIDKDAKLDNAIAIALNAKVQRPGVCNAMETLLVDAAIAEDALPQLKAAFDEAHTELKGDSRTQGIIEVANATDEDYDTEYLANILNIKVVDSVEGAIEHIVRFTSGHSEAIITENITTAELFLNAIDAAAVYVNASTRFTDGGAFGFGAEVGISTNKLHARGPMGIEGLTTYKYKIYGSGQIRN; translated from the coding sequence ATGGAAGATTTTTTAAAAGAAGCAAAAAGTTCAAGCAGAGTTCTGGCGACCATCAGTGGACGTGAAAAAAACAGAATACTGAATGAAATGGCTCAAGCACTTAGAGATAACAGCCGTAACCTAGTAGCACAAAACAAAAAAGATATGGAAGATGGAGAAAAAAATAAGCTCTCTTCTGCACTGATGGATAGGCTTTTATTAGATGAAAGTCGTATCGATGCAATGGCAGTAGCCATAGAAGAGATAGCAGCTCTTAAAGATCCTGTAGGTCGTATCTTGGATGGATGGATCACTGAAGATGGGTTAAATATGCAAAAGGTTTCCATTCCTATAGGTGTGATAGGAATCATCTACGAGTCTCGTCCAAATGTAACTTCAGACACTGCTGCACTTTGCTTTAAGAGCTCCAATGTTTGTGTACTCAAAGGTGGGAAAGAAGCGCAAAATTCCAATGAAGAGATCGCAAAGATACTTCAAGACGTATTAGAAGCAAACAATCTTCCACGTGCATTGATCTCACTCATACCAGACGCTTCAAGAGCGGGGGTTGATAAACTTATCAAGATGGACAAATATGTTGACCTTATCATCCCAAGAGGTGGGGCAGGACTCATCAAACATGTCTCTGAAAATGCGACGGTATCTGTGGTTAAACACGATAAAGGTCAGTGTCATACCTACATTGACAAAGATGCAAAACTAGACAATGCCATAGCGATCGCACTCAACGCAAAAGTACAACGTCCTGGTGTATGTAATGCGATGGAAACACTGTTGGTTGATGCTGCTATAGCAGAGGATGCCCTACCTCAACTCAAAGCTGCATTTGATGAAGCACATACTGAGCTCAAGGGTGATAGTAGAACACAAGGTATTATAGAAGTAGCCAATGCAACAGATGAAGATTATGATACTGAATACTTGGCTAATATTTTAAATATTAAAGTTGTAGATAGTGTTGAAGGTGCTATTGAACATATTGTAAGATTTACTTCAGGGCATTCTGAAGCCATCATCACAGAAAATATCACGACTGCTGAACTATTTCTGAATGCCATAGATGCTGCAGCAGTGTATGTCAATGCTTCAACACGCTTTACAGATGGAGGAGCATTTGGATTTGGTGCAGAAGTTGGGATCAGTACCAACAAACTCCATGCTAGAGGACCGATGGGGATAGAGGGGCTTACTACCTATAAATATAAAATTTACGGTAGTGGACAAATACGTAACTAG
- a CDS encoding pyrimidine/purine nucleoside phosphorylase: protein MTRLENISMIKEANVYFDGKVVSRTIFLPNGERQTLGVMQPGEYTFDTNEAEIMEMMSGELEIRLPGETEFKKLNTPESFNVPANSSFDLKIKTVTDYCCSYIEA, encoded by the coding sequence ATGACAAGACTAGAAAACATATCGATGATTAAAGAAGCCAATGTATATTTCGATGGGAAAGTAGTGAGCAGAACTATTTTTTTACCCAATGGCGAAAGACAGACTTTAGGTGTGATGCAGCCAGGTGAATATACATTTGACACAAATGAAGCAGAGATCATGGAGATGATGAGTGGAGAATTGGAGATCAGACTTCCAGGAGAAACAGAATTTAAAAAATTAAATACGCCTGAGAGTTTCAATGTCCCAGCCAACTCATCTTTTGATCTGAAAATCAAAACGGTTACAGATTACTGCTGTAGCTATATAGAGGCATAA